The following are from one region of the Sandaracinus amylolyticus genome:
- a CDS encoding serine/threonine-protein kinase: MEPTQTTQPIPDRIAHFRVREKLGEDAFGVIYLGDDENDRERGPVRIRVLPESVHLEPDRRARLIRDAERSMAIDHPGLAALYDVGDDPRGLYLVSAPVKGRTLRAYVEDRKQLDLAETLRIAQEMTSALGAVHREGLVHGVLSDERVIVDDAGRVHVIDLGLAELVRPVVSAEPSAVMPDENRRVLDARTDVYAIAAMIYEALTGTRVSTNELSSDPPEQLPRIEGATKERIPAALVTLLQRATSRDRAERPEDADRFQAALASIDLPTEPLGEQIAETRKDVLKGTSNAWVVGASIAIALVLTFVLVLVIGGT; this comes from the coding sequence GTGGAGCCCACCCAGACGACGCAACCGATCCCCGACCGCATCGCGCACTTCCGCGTTCGCGAGAAGCTGGGCGAAGACGCGTTCGGGGTCATCTACCTCGGCGACGACGAGAACGATCGCGAGCGCGGGCCGGTGCGCATCCGCGTGCTGCCCGAGTCGGTGCACCTCGAGCCCGATCGTCGCGCGCGCTTGATCCGCGATGCCGAGCGCTCGATGGCGATCGATCATCCGGGCCTCGCCGCGCTCTACGACGTCGGCGACGATCCGCGCGGTCTCTATCTCGTCTCGGCGCCGGTGAAGGGGCGCACGCTGCGCGCGTACGTCGAGGATCGGAAGCAGCTCGATCTCGCGGAGACGCTGCGCATCGCGCAGGAGATGACGAGCGCGCTCGGGGCGGTGCACCGCGAGGGCCTGGTGCACGGCGTGCTCTCGGACGAGCGCGTGATCGTCGACGACGCGGGGCGCGTGCACGTGATCGATCTCGGGCTCGCGGAGTTGGTGCGTCCCGTCGTGAGCGCCGAGCCGAGCGCGGTGATGCCCGACGAGAACCGTCGCGTGCTCGACGCGCGCACCGACGTCTACGCGATCGCTGCGATGATCTACGAGGCGCTCACCGGCACGCGCGTGAGCACGAACGAGCTGTCGAGCGATCCGCCCGAGCAGCTGCCGCGGATCGAGGGCGCGACGAAGGAGCGCATCCCCGCCGCGCTGGTGACGCTCCTGCAGCGCGCGACGTCGCGTGATCGCGCCGAGCGCCCCGAGGACGCGGATCGCTTCCAGGCCGCGCTCGCGAGCATCGATCTGCCGACCGAGCCGCTGGGCGAGCAGATCGCGGAGACGCGGAAGGACGTGCTCAAGGGCACGTCGAACGCGTGGGTCGT
- a CDS encoding TonB family protein, with amino-acid sequence MALIGAALAVIGAASGPFAAHATEPDATGTERTPDPPGEESAPPRSDARLEPGPRDEGEPPEVELFPEDTLGAAAGWELRPEPAPSTTEEQSEEDLDRWMDGQLRDDAVGAGATDGWYHALGQSMRREFRPSLDDMTRDRQARMDTVQRVADELGRHAQRPQRPMDPAGVAPSTIFARTREDEAVQDSFDQRSPLYAPITWHRVEVRVTHAPDGTILAVHVLRTSGMPSMDRAAIEAVRAGATSAPRPPPRVHGERPNFVSEWAFEVGDVAPHWNVVGGVDGPTGEGMQGAALGRGVMRTSVSLLRVTDAMHPSIEERRAERRRERRERAERPER; translated from the coding sequence GTGGCGTTGATCGGCGCCGCGCTCGCGGTGATCGGCGCGGCGTCGGGGCCCTTCGCGGCCCACGCGACCGAGCCCGACGCGACGGGCACGGAGCGCACGCCCGATCCGCCGGGCGAGGAGAGTGCTCCGCCGCGGAGCGATGCGCGGCTCGAGCCCGGTCCGCGCGACGAGGGCGAGCCGCCCGAGGTCGAGCTGTTCCCCGAGGACACGCTGGGCGCGGCGGCGGGCTGGGAGCTGCGTCCCGAGCCGGCCCCGAGCACGACCGAGGAGCAGTCGGAAGAGGACCTCGACCGCTGGATGGACGGCCAGCTGCGCGACGACGCGGTGGGCGCGGGCGCGACCGACGGCTGGTACCACGCGCTCGGTCAGTCGATGCGCCGCGAGTTCCGCCCGAGCCTCGACGACATGACGCGCGATCGCCAGGCGCGCATGGACACGGTGCAGCGCGTGGCCGACGAGCTGGGACGGCACGCGCAGCGCCCGCAGCGCCCGATGGATCCCGCCGGCGTCGCACCGAGCACGATCTTCGCGCGCACGCGCGAGGACGAAGCGGTGCAGGACAGCTTCGATCAGCGCAGCCCGCTCTATGCGCCGATCACCTGGCACCGCGTCGAGGTGCGGGTGACCCACGCGCCCGACGGGACGATCCTCGCGGTGCACGTGCTGCGCACGTCGGGCATGCCGTCGATGGATCGTGCGGCGATCGAGGCGGTGCGCGCCGGGGCGACGAGCGCGCCGCGGCCGCCGCCGCGCGTGCACGGCGAGCGCCCGAATTTCGTGAGCGAGTGGGCGTTCGAGGTGGGCGACGTCGCGCCGCACTGGAACGTGGTGGGCGGCGTCGACGGGCCGACCGGCGAGGGCATGCAGGGCGCGGCGCTCGGTCGCGGCGTGATGCGCACGAGCGTCTCGCTTCTCCGCGTGACCGACGCGATGCACCCGAGCATCGAAGAGCGACGCGCGGAGCGCCGGCGCGAGCGTCGGGAACGCGCAGAGCGTCCCGAGCGCTGA
- a CDS encoding RtcB family protein produces the protein MSVAPIAIWSAGPLAADVRRFLERVARAPDVARVAVMPDVHLAGDACVGTAIATRRTLRPELLGSDLGCGVAAMSLGTSAERVRDPRIAARVLGDLSRAVPTHRGPTRALEGPPLSSSVLERIRARDGAVQLGTLGRGNHFVELQEDEADGALWLMVHSGSRALGPAIQEAHAARAARDDEGFACLDAESDEGRAYLHDLDVALAYARTSRRIIADRVAEIVATHTHATPDAASWIECHHDAVARESHDGESLWVHRKGAVPAHEGAPVLVPGSMGTASHHAEGRGHAPALSSSAHGAGRALTRGEARRRVSARELARQMDGVAYDARMAAQLVEEAPSAYNDVKRVMRAQRELVRVVRTMRPVLVHKGT, from the coding sequence ATGAGCGTCGCACCGATCGCGATCTGGTCCGCAGGACCGCTCGCGGCGGACGTCCGCCGCTTCCTCGAGCGCGTCGCACGCGCGCCCGACGTCGCGCGCGTCGCAGTGATGCCCGACGTGCACCTCGCCGGCGATGCGTGCGTCGGCACCGCGATCGCGACGCGTCGCACGCTGAGGCCGGAGCTGCTCGGCTCCGATCTCGGCTGCGGCGTGGCCGCGATGTCCCTCGGTACGTCCGCCGAGCGCGTGCGTGATCCTCGGATCGCAGCGCGCGTGCTCGGCGATCTCTCGCGCGCGGTGCCGACCCACCGCGGGCCCACGCGCGCTCTCGAGGGCCCGCCGCTCTCGAGCAGCGTGCTCGAGCGCATCCGCGCGCGCGATGGCGCGGTGCAGCTCGGCACGCTCGGGCGCGGCAACCACTTCGTCGAGCTCCAGGAAGACGAAGCGGACGGCGCGCTCTGGCTGATGGTGCACTCGGGCTCGCGCGCGCTGGGGCCCGCCATCCAGGAGGCGCACGCCGCGCGCGCAGCCCGCGACGACGAGGGCTTCGCGTGCCTCGACGCCGAGAGCGACGAAGGGCGCGCGTACCTGCACGATCTCGACGTCGCGCTCGCCTATGCACGAACGAGCCGTCGCATCATCGCGGATCGCGTCGCGGAGATCGTCGCGACGCACACCCACGCGACGCCCGATGCGGCGTCGTGGATCGAGTGCCATCACGACGCGGTCGCGCGCGAGTCGCACGACGGCGAGTCGCTCTGGGTCCATCGCAAGGGCGCGGTGCCGGCACACGAAGGTGCGCCGGTGCTCGTTCCCGGATCGATGGGCACCGCGAGCCATCACGCGGAGGGGCGCGGCCACGCGCCCGCGCTCTCGAGCAGCGCGCACGGCGCAGGTCGTGCGCTCACCCGCGGCGAGGCGCGACGTCGAGTGTCGGCGCGCGAGCTCGCGCGGCAGATGGACGGAGTCGCGTACGACGCGCGGATGGCGGCGCAGCTCGTGGAAGAAGCGCCGTCTGCGTACAACGACGTGAAGCGCGTGATGCGTGCCCAGCGCGAGCTGGTGCGCGTGGTCCGCACGATGCGCCCCGTGCTCGTGCACAAGGGCACCTGA
- the recN gene encoding DNA repair protein RecN: MLSVLRVRQLAIIDELEVVFGPGLNVLTGETGAGKSILVDALQLVLGGRGRPEMVRTGAPQAEVEALFDVGDDPVAIERLRGAGIETEGGELIVRRVVSAQGRTRAYVNGTMATQAQLAELAAGMADISSQHEHHTLVDPATHLGYLDAFGRLEGLRGEVGEAYRALEAADRALAEAQARVKGRGEREDVLRFQIKEIDDLSPRPGELVALAEERERLRYAEKLVTSAGAAEDAIYARDGAICEELSSLAARLSEAADIDARLAPMLAGIEAARAQLEEAARDLGQYARDVTMDPERLAEADERLHRLTRLAKKYAGNAGEGAEDAILAHRDHLATELAELDSAEERIAELEAARARALAKAGDLAKALSKKRHDAASKLGGAISSELASLGMGGAKVSIHVARLDGGKGELSIEGSRLSAGGIDRAEFLISPNKGEEARPLRKVASGGELSRAMLAIKRVLAGLGPAGLYVFDEVDTGVGGAVAEVIGRKLKEVARHHQVLCVTHLAPIAVYADRHFLVRKDVVGERTRSAILAMDEGERLEEVARMLGGLNITKKTRDAAAELLRGARA, encoded by the coding sequence ATGCTGAGCGTCCTGCGCGTGCGTCAGCTCGCGATCATCGACGAGCTCGAGGTCGTCTTCGGCCCAGGGCTGAACGTCCTCACCGGCGAGACGGGCGCCGGCAAATCGATCCTCGTCGACGCGCTGCAGCTCGTGCTCGGTGGGCGCGGCCGGCCCGAGATGGTGCGCACCGGCGCGCCGCAGGCGGAGGTCGAGGCGCTCTTCGACGTCGGTGACGATCCGGTCGCGATCGAGCGGCTGCGCGGCGCGGGCATCGAGACCGAGGGCGGCGAGCTGATCGTGCGGCGCGTGGTGTCGGCGCAGGGCCGCACCCGCGCGTACGTGAACGGGACGATGGCGACCCAGGCGCAGCTCGCGGAGCTCGCCGCGGGCATGGCGGACATCTCGTCGCAGCACGAGCACCACACGCTGGTCGATCCCGCGACGCACCTCGGGTACCTCGATGCGTTCGGTCGTCTCGAGGGGCTGCGCGGCGAGGTCGGCGAGGCGTACCGCGCGCTCGAGGCCGCGGATCGCGCGCTGGCCGAGGCGCAGGCGCGGGTGAAGGGGCGGGGGGAGCGCGAGGACGTGCTGCGCTTCCAGATCAAGGAGATCGACGATCTCTCGCCGCGCCCGGGCGAGCTCGTCGCGCTCGCGGAGGAGCGGGAGCGGCTGCGCTACGCGGAGAAGCTCGTCACCTCGGCGGGCGCCGCCGAGGACGCGATCTACGCGCGTGACGGGGCGATCTGCGAGGAGCTCTCGTCGCTCGCGGCGCGGCTCTCGGAGGCGGCGGACATCGACGCGCGGCTCGCGCCCATGCTCGCGGGGATCGAAGCGGCACGCGCGCAGCTCGAGGAGGCGGCGCGCGATCTCGGGCAGTACGCGCGCGACGTGACGATGGATCCCGAGCGCCTCGCCGAGGCGGACGAGCGGCTGCACCGGCTGACGCGGCTTGCGAAGAAGTACGCGGGCAACGCGGGAGAGGGCGCGGAGGACGCGATCCTCGCCCACCGCGATCACCTCGCGACCGAGCTCGCGGAGCTGGACTCGGCGGAGGAGCGCATCGCGGAGCTCGAGGCGGCGCGGGCGAGGGCGCTGGCGAAGGCGGGCGATCTCGCGAAGGCGCTCTCGAAGAAGCGTCACGACGCGGCGAGCAAGCTGGGCGGCGCGATCTCGAGCGAGCTCGCGTCGCTGGGCATGGGCGGCGCGAAGGTGAGCATCCACGTCGCGCGCCTCGATGGCGGGAAGGGCGAGCTCTCGATCGAGGGGTCGCGCCTGTCGGCCGGGGGCATCGATCGCGCGGAGTTCCTGATCTCGCCGAACAAGGGCGAGGAAGCGCGCCCGCTGCGCAAGGTGGCGAGCGGCGGCGAGCTCTCGCGCGCGATGCTGGCGATCAAGCGGGTGCTCGCGGGGCTCGGGCCTGCGGGCCTCTACGTGTTCGACGAGGTGGACACCGGCGTGGGCGGCGCGGTGGCCGAGGTGATCGGGCGGAAGCTGAAGGAGGTCGCGCGGCACCATCAGGTGCTCTGCGTGACGCACCTCGCGCCGATCGCGGTGTACGCGGATCGGCACTTCCTGGTTCGCAAGGACGTGGTCGGTGAGCGCACGCGGAGCGCGATCCTCGCGATGGACGAGGGCGAGCGGCTCGAGGAGGTCGCGCGCATGCTCGGCGGCCTGAACATCACCAAGAAGACACGGGACGCGGCGGCCGAGCTGCTGCGCGGAGCGCGGGCGTAA
- a CDS encoding peptide chain release factor 3 has product MSHEFERRRTFAIIAHPDAGKTTLTEKLLLYGGAIHTAGAVHARKAQRAATSDWMELERKRGISITSSVLQFEYLGIRYNLLDTPGHQDFSEDTYRTLTAADCAIMLIDAAKGVEEQTKKLFHVCRQRGTPIVTFVNKLDRPARDPFALMSEIEEVLGMRTVPRTWPIGSGEDFKGVYDVDSKGVLTFDRTAKNASRVPMQTSGIDDPKIDQLVGEQLAKNFRDEVELVTGAGDSFDQERFLEGEISPVFFGSALTNFGVEPFLEAFQDICPQPGPRETNVGKVEPGEDRFGAFVFKVQANMDPNHRDRIAFVRIVSGKFESGMWVNHYRLGKQIRLARAEQLFAQERQTVHEAWAGDVVGLHDPGIFRIGDTLSTGSPALAIDAVPRFSPEYFARATLLDPLKRKQMQKGIDELAEEGTLQLFFQPGREKDPILGVVGVLQFEVLAYRLQHEYGAKVTLDRLPYSFARWVDGAKDTKELEARRVPLAVTDIDGKPVALLRDEWELLRMQRDNEQWKFLETAPIAPVSETES; this is encoded by the coding sequence ATGTCCCACGAGTTCGAGCGGCGACGCACGTTCGCCATCATCGCCCACCCCGACGCGGGCAAGACCACGCTCACCGAGAAGCTGCTGCTCTACGGAGGCGCGATCCACACCGCGGGCGCGGTGCACGCGCGCAAGGCGCAGCGCGCCGCGACGTCCGACTGGATGGAGCTCGAGCGCAAGCGCGGCATCTCGATCACGAGCTCGGTGCTGCAGTTCGAGTACCTCGGCATCCGCTACAACCTGCTCGACACGCCGGGCCACCAGGACTTCAGCGAGGACACCTACCGCACGCTGACCGCGGCCGACTGCGCGATCATGCTCATCGACGCGGCGAAGGGCGTCGAGGAGCAGACGAAGAAGCTCTTCCACGTCTGCCGCCAGCGCGGCACGCCGATCGTCACGTTCGTGAACAAGCTCGATCGCCCGGCGCGTGATCCCTTCGCGCTGATGAGCGAGATCGAGGAAGTGCTCGGCATGCGCACGGTGCCGCGCACCTGGCCCATCGGCTCGGGCGAGGACTTCAAGGGCGTCTACGACGTCGACAGCAAGGGCGTGCTCACGTTCGATCGCACCGCGAAGAACGCGTCGCGCGTGCCGATGCAGACGAGCGGCATCGACGATCCGAAGATCGATCAGCTCGTCGGCGAGCAGCTCGCGAAGAACTTCCGCGACGAGGTCGAGCTGGTCACCGGCGCGGGGGACTCGTTCGATCAGGAGCGCTTCCTCGAGGGCGAGATCTCGCCCGTGTTCTTCGGCAGCGCGCTCACGAATTTCGGCGTCGAGCCGTTCCTCGAGGCGTTCCAGGACATCTGCCCGCAGCCCGGGCCGCGCGAGACGAACGTCGGCAAGGTCGAGCCCGGCGAGGATCGCTTCGGCGCGTTCGTCTTCAAGGTCCAGGCGAACATGGATCCGAACCATCGCGATCGGATCGCGTTCGTGCGGATCGTGTCGGGCAAGTTCGAGAGCGGCATGTGGGTCAACCACTACCGGCTCGGGAAGCAGATCCGACTCGCGCGCGCCGAGCAGCTCTTCGCGCAGGAGCGCCAGACCGTGCACGAGGCGTGGGCCGGCGACGTCGTGGGCCTGCACGATCCCGGCATCTTCCGCATCGGCGACACGCTCTCGACGGGCTCGCCCGCGCTCGCGATCGACGCGGTGCCGCGCTTCTCGCCGGAGTACTTCGCTCGCGCGACGCTGCTCGATCCGCTCAAGCGCAAGCAGATGCAGAAGGGCATCGACGAGCTCGCGGAGGAGGGCACGCTGCAGCTCTTCTTCCAGCCCGGGCGCGAGAAGGATCCGATCCTCGGCGTCGTCGGTGTGCTGCAGTTCGAGGTGCTCGCGTACCGGCTCCAGCACGAGTACGGCGCGAAGGTGACGCTCGATCGCCTGCCGTACTCGTTCGCGCGCTGGGTCGACGGCGCGAAGGACACGAAGGAGCTCGAGGCGCGCCGCGTCCCGCTCGCGGTCACCGACATCGACGGCAAGCCCGTGGCGCTGCTCCGCGACGAGTGGGAGCTGCTGCGCATGCAGCGCGACAACGAGCAGTGGAAGTTCCTCGAGACCGCGCCGATCGCGCCGGTCTCGGAGACCGAGAGCTGA